In Rhodopirellula sp. P2, the DNA window CTCCAGTTGTGCCGTCACGCGTGCTTCACGGAGCAGGCGCCGCCGGAACCCGCGGTCCAACCGATGCTCTGGTAACAGCATCTTCAGCACCACAGTGCGACCGACGATTTGATCGAAAGCAGAATACAACACCCCATTGCCGCCACGAGCCATCTCCGTCAGATCGCGGTACTTGGCAAGGCCGTGCGGCCGGGGAGAGGGAAGCTGGATATCAGTGCTGGAGAGTGAAAGCATCATTCAGAGGAATGGCCGCTTGTTGGAGTGAACAAAAACGTCAAGTTGCCTGACACAGTCTTCAACTTACCCGCTTGGGCGTTTCATTTGTGAGCGGCAAAGTGCTTGGCGCTCATTTCGGATTGGTCGTTCAAGATTCATCATCGTAGCCGGCTTGCAGGTACCGTTGGGCGGCTTCCCGATAGGGCGGGTCCCAGCCGAGTTCTTGTAGCAGATCGCGTCGCTTCTTGAGGTACCATTTCGGTTCAATTGAATGTCGGTTGGCCTCCAGCAATTCGAGTGCTCGCCCCTTCTGGCCCGATCGCCGAAACATCCGGTCTTGCAACAGGATGAACTCGCGACGGTCACCCTTCGTTTGTTCGGTCAAACGCTGAACGGCAGCGACCAATTGTGCTTGATACTGCCCCGGATCGGCAATTGGCCATCGCTCGCGGACCTCAGGCAATTCGCGATACGCGAGCGCCCGCCCCAGTCGGTAACGGGTGAACGCGAGAGCCCAGGACGTCGGCGTCGACAGCGATTGCGAATCAGTGGGGAGCTTGGCGGCCAGGGTCGCTTCCAGTTGGCTGGCCAGCTCAATCGTTTTTCGCAAGTTGGCTTTGCGGTCGTCGTCGGTGTCGGACGCGAGCAACCGATCCTGCAAATCAATCATCGCTTGCCAAGCATCGGCGTCCACGGGTTCGGGACGCTCTAAATCCTGCAGCCGAGGCTCCTCCACCAGTCCCGTTTGATCCGGTGCGTCAGCGGGAGCCGAAGGCATCTGCCCCGGTTTCCATCGACTCAGCCACGACTGCCTGGCTGAATATTCCAGGCGTGCATCGTCCGACTTGGCTTCCTGGATCCTCATCGCGATGGAGGCTAGCTTTTGGTGCTGCCAATGCTCTGCCTCCACCTTGCTGGGAGCTTCTGCAAGGGAACTGGTCGGCAATCGCAATTGCACCAAACCAAACGCCAGCAGCGGCACGATCAGCCCAGTCCAACAGCGGCAGCCAGCGTGATCTGTGAGTGGTGGTTTCAGGGCGTGTCCAGCCATGCTGTGATCAGGTGGGGTACATTGGTAGTTGTTCTTATCGCACCCCCGTGACCATACCGATTTCTTATGCAGCGTTCCACACTCAGTCAGGTATTCTTTTACTTTGTGGTGTTCGTTTCGACAGGGAGCCTTTCGGCCATGGGGGAGCCGTCCGATTGGGCGGAAGGCACGACGCAGCACAACGATGGAGCCAATCGCGAACATTACAACCAGGCCGCGTCCTTGCCATGGAAACACTTCATGGGCGATTGGTGCGACGCCGAGGGAACCGAACAAGGAGAGGTCGCCTACGCGGTCGTCGAGGTGCTCGACGACGACACTCGCAAACCCGTTCGCTGGGATGTGACGAATCTGGTGAAGGAGTGGGGCGATGGAACGCACCCGAATCAAGGTATGTTTCTACGCGTCACCGATGGAAGTGGCCGGATTGCATTCGGTAGCCGCGAGAGTGCAGACACGACTCTGCATCCCAAGCTCGAATTGACCGGCGAATGGGGGACCGTCAGTCTCAACGCGGTCGCTGACACGTTTCTGCCCAAGTCGACTTACCGTTGCCAGGGCCAAGCGGACGAACTGCGTGTTTCGGACAAGTCGGAGAATCTCTTGATTCGATTCGACATGAACCAAGCGAACAAAGTCGAAGCGATCACGAACGCCACGTTGGTGTTGCAGTCGACCCAGCAATTTGGTTCCGCCAGTGTTGGAGTTTTTCGCTGCAATCAGGGGGAACGCGACTTGCCCTCCTCGCCTGTTTTGGGCATCGCGGCGAAATACGCAAATGATCACGGCATCGCGGACGATCCGGACGTGATCTTCACCACCGGGTTCGAACAATCCAACTGGGAACGTGAATGGACTCAGGCCGGACCCGACGGCAAGGTGGACACGGTGGATGCTGACACTGGGTTTGAAAGCTTCCTTCCCCTGCAGGGCAAGGCATTGCGTTCTCGAATCGGCAAAGGAGAATTCACCGCCCTGAACACGCTGTACAAGTTCGATGAGCAGATCGGCAGTGAGCCCGAGGAGGTCTACTTCCGCTACTACTTGCGACTGGCTGATGATTGGAATCAAACCGTCCAAGGCGGGAAGCTACCGGGGATCAGTGGGACTTATGGTCGAGCTGGCTGGGGGGGGCGGAAAAGCAACGGCAAAGATGGTTGGTCGGCTCGCGGGTTGTTTCAAAAGACAATTCCGGAAGGCAATCCTTTGGCCGGACGAACCCCCATTGGGTTCTATTGCTACCACGCTGATATGGAAGGAACCTATGGAGCGAATTGGGTTTGGAGCCAAGCCTACCGTGGGTACCTGGCAACCAATCGCTGGTACGCGATCGAGCAACAGTGCCGACTCAACACTCCCGGGGAGAAGGATGGAATCTTGCGAGCCTGGGTTGATGGGCATCTGGCGTTTGAGAAGACAGACGTGCGGTTTCGATTGACGGATGAACTTCGAATCGAACAAATCTGGCTGAACCTCTACCATGGCGGGAAGATCGCCTCGCCTCATGATCAGCACATTTTTCTGGACAATGTGGTGATCGCCAAGAAGTACATCGGTCCCATGGTCAAGCAGCCATGAGACGCAGAGTGGTTCAGTGGGGGGATGGTTCAGTGACGGTGGAGCGATGGAGTCAACTTGCCGTTTCGCCGCGGCCTATTTCTCGATTCGGGTGAGTTGGACGCTCGATTTGCTTCCGACCGACGTCGCGTGTTTTCCATCGGGATGAAGCATGATTTCTTCTGACGAACCATCTGCAAAATTGCGAAGAAACGCGACAAGGTACTGCTTGTTGCCCACCTTGGCCCAAAGTCCGATGGGCTTGCCGCGGAGAACGACGAGACCATCTGGGGTGTAGTCGCAAACGTTTCCGTTGCCGTAGTCCCAGCGTCCCACCACTGGGTCCGGCGGTTCTGGAGTTTTTTGTTTTGCTTTCAACTCGGCAATTTGTTCCTTCAAGTTGGCAATCAGCTGCTTGTCTTCGTCGGGAGCATCTTCTGCCTGGGAGCGTGTTTTTGTTCGCCGCTCGACGAACGAATCCAACTTGCGATCCAGGAGAGCCGAGATGCGATTTGCTTCTGCAAAGTCTTTCTCGTCGACGACCGTGGAAAGAGCTGCCTCAAGATCGCTTCGCAAGGTCACTTGAGCAAGTGATATCTGCTCTTTGAGTTTCCGGTCCAGAAATTGCAACCGTTCGTCAAACTTGGCAATCGCAGTTTTCGCGACGTCTGATTCAAACGCATTCGCTTCAAACGCATCTTGCGAAGTTCCGGGGCGTGTCGAGCAGGCCAGGACGGCAAGAATTAGCAGGGTGCGTTTCATGAAAGGTGGCTTGCGGATTCAGTGTGATGTGCCAGTCGAATCGGACGATGTCTCCCCAATTTGGAATGGAAGTGCGTCGTATTCCGTTCGCCTGGACAACAGTGGAAGTGGTGCTCGCATGTACTTTGGATCATGCATTGATTCGCCCAACCCAGATGCTCGGCGAAGGCGAAACTCATTCCGGTCCAGCAGCGACACCGCCAAGATACCCTCCCACTACCGAAACCGCAAGAAAATAGAAAGTCGTTGTTGAGACAACCAGGGATTGGGTCAGCAAGCGTTCGTTCCAAAACATGCTTGCCCAAATGAAGGCACTCCCGAAGATGAAATAGGGAACAATCGCGACGAATGACCAGAACGACGAAGACAACACCCCCATCAACAACGCCCACCTCGTCGGCGTTTTATGAAACGCGACGAATGGACCAAGGGTCAACGGGAATGCCAATGGCAACCACAATGGTTGGTGTCGCGACAATGCAATCAGTGCCGCGCAGATTCCAGCGAGAACGAGCAAGCTTGCGACAGAGAATTGCCTTTCGTTTGATCGCATTGAGAGACTCTGGGATTCAGTCCGAAGGCTTCTGACCGAGCAGGACTTGGGTTGTTCCTTTGGGCAAGTCAAAGCAAGCGACGAGAGTCTTGCCATCGGAGATCCATGTTCCTGCATTCAGTGTCGACCGGTCGGTTGCTTCTTTCAGCACGGTTCGCTCGCTTCCTTGTTGGATGCTGACTGGTCCCGATGCGCCGTCGACTTGCAAGGTGAACTTCTCCGTTGCGAAGGGGGCCCGGAGGGTGAGTTGGTCGCCAACGGATTCAATCTCGGTCAGTTGCTTGGCAGCCCAGTAACGAGCCATCTCACTGACCTTCATCCAAATCGTATCGTCGTTGAATTGTGACGCCAGCGACTGCACGACTCGCTGGAAGGAGCGGAAGCCTTCTTGGCTACCATTGCTGAACATTCCCTGCCAATGACAGAGCATGACCGCAGGTTGCCTTCGTTGAATCAGTTCGACCATCCGGCCGCTGGTCGCAGCGGCATTGCAGTAACGATCAGGTTCCGAGAGAGAGTCGCCTTGCCATCCGCCAAACCAATCGCCTGTTCCTGCGGGCACGTTCACTGTCAGTTGCACGTCGTCGGTTCCGATTCCCCGCACATTTTCCAGTTGGGGTTCCGTGCTCTCGTCGCCTGAAATGACGTATTTGAAGTAGTGAGGCAACTCGACTCCGTAGACATCACGAACCGCTTGGTCGACCGCGAGGGGCAATTCGCTTTTCACCGCATTTCCAAATCCGCCGGGAGTGGTGACACCTTCGCAGGGGAGGTCACAGTTTTTGAGAATCCGAAGTGCATAGGCTAGGTAGGCGGCCAATTCGTCCACGCTTTTCTTTTCCTGCGGGTACGAATTTTCCATGGTTGCGGCGTTGATCTTTTCCATCGGCTTGCCGGTCTTCAGATCGATCACGCGAGTGTGTGTGATCATCTCCGGATGGACGTCCCAGTTGGGGAGCATCAACTCACGGACCAGTTTCAAGCTGGACTGCAATTCGGATCGCGACCACCCCGGCAGTTCACGATCGAGCCAGCCGACGCAGGCCGGATTCGGAACGATGCTGTACTTGCCTTTCACCCCGTGTTCTGCACACCACTCTCCGAACTGACGGACGAAGGCATCGGGGATCTCACGCGGCCATGACTTCCATGGTTTTTGATACTCCGTGCGATTGGGCCAAGCGGCCGCGAATTGGGGATTGCAAAAATGGCCCATGTTCACCAGGCACGTCGAATCATCGATGATGAACGACAACGGCACCCGATCGCGTGGCATCAGCACGTGGACGTTCGCTGGTCGGGTTGGCAAGGGAACGGCCGCATTGCTCCCCTGTGTTTCGGCGGATGCAACGCGGGGCATTCCCATGCCGGCAACGGTTGTCGCGACGGCGCCCCAAGCCGAAGCGTGAAGGAACTGACGTCGATCCTGATCGATGGAAGCTTGGTTCTGATTCACGTCGAAGACTCCGGGGGACCCTGTGTTCGCTCACGGCAGGCACAACACGGCTTGCCGTCACGTCTGATTCTATCACGCCCCGAAACGCTTCACGTCAGCCGCTCCTCCCCTGAACGGTGCCACCCACCAACCGAAACGCGATAGTCTCCGCTGAAATCAATTTCCGTCGCTCAAATTGGAGTGTGCATCTCTCGGTGATTGGCCTGCGGGTCTCGTGCAGGGAATGGCTATCCATTGAAGCCGCAGATTGATATCCTTTTCGGCGGCAGAGAGAGCGATGTGCATCCGTGACCACGGCTTACGCGAAGTGAAACCGGGGACTGTGTTACGAGCATCTTTGTTGGTGCTCCGTTGCCATCACTCGGTGGATCCAGGATTTGTCTGTTACTTCTGCGAATTCTCTTTGCAGTTCATCTCACGCTTGCGACAGAAGTTTTGAGTCGCAGGCCTTTCAGCTCGGTGATTCATGAAGAAACACGAATGGTACGAGACCACTGACGAAGGCGAGAGGCGTCTGGTCACTGTGACGCGACATGCCGGGAAATGGCAACTTCGGTCTCGACTCAAGTCGGAAACCGAGTGGACCACGTTTCCCGCCATTCCGCTGGATGATCTTGAGACCCTGCACGAAATCATCAGCAACAAATATCGGCGGAATCGCCTACCGCATTCGCATGTTTTGGAAATTGATGCCCTGATTGAAGCCGCAAAACGCAGGGATTAGAGGGGGATTCTTTTCCAAGCGGCTTTGCTCTTCCCGTAAGGTGCCAGCCACCTTCCCGATTTGGATGACCTGAAACCTTGGCTTGTTCCGGGGCTGATTGAGGGCGACTTCCGCTGTCTTGATGTCATTTTGCGAGCTTGATTGACTTCTCGGAGACGCCGGCCTCGTGAGTGCGATCGATTGAGCGCAGCAGAGTAGAGCAGTTGTCCCCAACTGTTCCGTCGCCCCTTGCACCACTGCGAAGGATGACGCGTGCTTTGACCTTGCTGCTCAGGCAAAGCAGGCTGCGGCTTGGACCTGGCCGCGGTGGTGATGGCGGCCCGTTCGTTCTGCGTCCGCTTTCAGCGATTCAGGGCGACCGATGCAGCTGGTTTTGCCAAAGTATTTCTGCCAGTCCCACACCAAGTCTCGCCACATCGAAGCGTCGATTCCGACTTCCGAGAGCGTTTGGGCGAGACGCTTGGGCAGTTCAGCCGCTCGGCAGGCAATCGGTTGCGCCGCGGTCCAGTCCAGCAACCGTTTGTAATCGCTCCAGCGGATGTTCAAGAATCCGCGATCGCTGCTGCGGAGGCCTTTCGTGTGGACTTGCGGTTCGGTGGACAGTTTGGTTTCGCTCAACGTCAGAGGACTCAGCCATTCATCTCGCCGGATCCGTTTCCCGGTTGGATTGCGTCGCTTCGCCCTGCGTTTTTCCTGAAGAACTTCGACCGGCGTTTCTCGAATTTCTCGTCCGGCTTCTTCCGTCGGAATTGGTTTCAGATCAAAGGCGGCCGAAGGGATTCGTTCGCCCTTGCGAGCTTCGATCCGGTCGTAGGCACTGGTGTGCGGGCTGGTCTCGGGAGTCGCCGTCAGCGCTGCGCGGACCGGATTCAGATCGACGTACATGCTGCAGGCGAGCAAGCCTGCCTCGTCGACGATTTTCTGTGCTTTGAAGCGACCTTCCCAGAATCTGCCGGTGCACTCGTCCTGTTTGTTTGCCAGTCGGGCAATGGGTTCGGCCAAGGCTCTCATGTACCAAGAGATGTCTGACAAGCGGCGACGGATTTCAGTCAGCCGCTCTTTGTTGCGAACCAGCATTTGCACATCGTTTTCAGTCGGCTCGGCCAAGTGTTCTTCGAGGCGTCGACCGGGGAACACACGCAGCCAGCGAATCGCAACTTCCTCGTCGCTCCATTGAGCACAGACATCCGGCCGGTTGCGGAGAATCTGATGCATGTGATTGCTCAACACCGCGTACGAAAGCACATCGACCGCGAACACCGAAGCCAGAGCTTCCATCCGCCGGCGAATCCATTCCCTGCGGAACGAGAAATCCTTGCCGGTCGCCTGGTCGACACCTGCAAGAAAGGCGCGTCGCACACATCGCTGGACCACGTGCACGATCCCCACTTCGCTGGGATCAAACTGTTCGCTTCGCTGAGGCCGCGGCATCGCTCTGCTCTCCAGTGGGATTGGCAAGACAAAAGCATCGTATGCATCGCATCAGGAAAGTCAAATTAGGGTGGCTGGCACCAATTGGAGGGGCGAATCAGTTGGTCGCAGGTTCAATCTCGATGGGCTTGTGCTGGAGAACACGATCGATGATGGAATAAGATTTCATTCGCATGTCTTTCGGAAAATCGTGCTCGCAGTCTGGAGTCAACAGGATCAACTCTTCGCGGGAGTCAAACAAAGAATAGATTTGGGCAGCCACCGGGATCGCCTTGCGTACGCCGCGAATGTCGAAATTTGCGTCGTGAGTGGGGGAGACCGATACAAAGGTTCGTGGTGCCAGCGCGGCGACTAGTTCATAGAAATCAAACGGAACGTTGTCAGGGGCCAACTGAAACTTGTCTCTCAGGCGGGGCATGTACCGTTCACTGGCCCAGCCCCCGATTTGCCCGCCATAGTAGTCCTGAAATGGACACCAGCCACAACTGGAGACCATCACCTTGACTCGTTGGTCAAACACTCCCATGAAAATGGCGTTGTGACCCCCAAGTGAATGGCCTATCGCTCCGATGCGTTCGGAATCAACGAACGGCAGGTCAGCAAGGTAGTCGACGCATCGCCGATGATTGACGATGGCTTTCATGGTGCCCGATGCAAAATTGTCGCGTTTGAAGTCATAGTCGGCGTATTCGCCAAAGGACGGGTAGTCTGGCGCAATGACCACATAGCCACGCTGTGCAAGCTCGATTCCATATTGTCGACCCGGTCGACCACCCTGGCCGGCAACGATCCGTTTCCCAGCCGCCCCCGTGGGATGCAGGGCGACAACGGCTGCCAGTTTGGGTGAATGAATGGCGTTCGTTAACGCGTTTACGTTAACGAGCTGTGCAACTGAGCTGGGTAGATACAGATCCAATGGCAGGCGATCTGAGTCGTCGACAGCCATCGTCATTGTCAATCGACGCACTTTCCCCATCCAAACGTCTTCTGTGATTCGAGTGTCAAACGCAGGCATAGCTTCGGTTTGCGGCAACGGTCCCATTGCCAATTCAGCCCCCGCGATGATTTGCTGGCGACGGAGCATCCAGTCGGCAATCGACTGGATCGGTTTGAGTTTGCCGTCGGCGGTTCGGTACAGGGACAGGTCCGAGTGTTGTAATTGCGTTTGGTCAGCCGATTGGTCATCGGCACTCACATTGCCAGTCGCAACAACCAACACACTGGCCCAAGCAAGAGCACCAAGCCAAAAGTATTTCGCGTGCATTGCAATCTCCAAGTGGTAAACCGGCTCTGTCGCTCGCCGATCGCGGCTGAATCGAATCGCTCGATTTTGGTGGGTGGCACCATCCGGAAGAGGTGCTAGGCGAGGATGTCGTGGAGGACGTTTCCGTGGACGTCGGTGAGGCGGAAGTCTCGGCCGGAGTAGCGGTAGGTCAGTTTTTCATGGTCGAGACCGAGGGCGTACAACATCGTCGCGTGCAGGTCGTGCACACTGGTTGGATTCTCTTCGGCCTTGAAACCGAATTCGTCGGTCGACCCGTAGACCGTTCCGCCCTTGATGCCGCCTCCAGCCATCCACACGCTGAATCCGTAGTGGTTGTGGTCACGCCCCAGTTTCGAGGCACCAGCACCGGTCAGTTCCACGGTTGGCGTGCGTCCGAATTCGCCTCCCCAGACGACCAAGGTTTCGTCCAACATGCCGCGTGATTTGAGATCGCTCAGCAAGGCGGCGATCGGTTGATCAATTTCGCCCGCGAGTTTGCGATGATTGTCGGCGATGTTTTCGTGATTGTCCCAGGGTTGGCCGGCCCCGTGCCACAATTGAATGTATCGAACGCCGCGTTCCGCCAACCGTCGCGCGATCAACGTCTGACGTCCGTGCACGGTGTCACCGTATCGCTCCCGTGTGTGCTGTGTCTCACTGGCGATGTCGAACGCGTCACTGGCCTCGGTCTGCATTCGAAACGCCAGTTCGTAGGACTGGATTCTGGATTCCAAACGCTGGTCCAAACGCGGGGTTTGATGCTGGCGATTCCACTTCGCCAACAGTTCCAACTGACGTTTCTGGTCGGGCGTGCTGATCTGGGGGTGTTCGATGTTCTCGATCAATCGACTCAACTGGGTGTGCTGAGTGTCGATGTGTGTGCCTTGAAACGAACCGGGAAGAAAGGCCGACTGCCAGTTCTCCGCGTCCTTGATCGGCAGACCACCTGGACACATGGCGATGAAACCGGGCAGGTTCTTGTTCTCCGCACCCAGGCCGTACAGCACCCAAGCCCCAGCACTGGGCCGCGTCTGGACGGAGTCGCCGCAATTCATCAGCATCAGCGATGGCTCATGGTTGGGCACTTGAGCGTACATGGATCGGATCACGGCGATGTCGTCGATGTGCTCGGCTGTCTTTGAAAACAGTTCGCTGACTTCGATGCCTGACTCGCCATAGCGTTGAAACTGGAAGGGCGATGGAAAGGCCGCTCCCGTCTTGCGTTCGGTTGTCAGGGTTTCGCCAAGTCGCTGGCCGGCATATTTCTGCAAGGCGGGTTTGGGATCGAATGTATCGACATGCGAGGGGCCGCCGTTCAAAAAGAACTGAATCACTCGCTTGGCTTTCCCACCAAAGTGCGGCCCGGCCGCACTGCCATTCAAGCCGCTGTCGTCTGCCAAGACACTGCTGAGCCCCAGTGCCCCCAGTCCCATGCCGGAACTCAGCAGCATGTCGCGTCGGCTGAGTGGCGATTGGATTCGGCCCCGCAGAGGATCGATGGTCGTCGAGTGTTTCATGTTCATCGTGTCGTTGCCTATTCAATCCACAAACAAGAATTCGTTGGAACAAAACAGAATCTGAGCCAACTGCTCCAGCGGCGTCAGTCGGTTTGCCGCGTTGGTTGGAAAGTCAGCTTCCGAATTCCAAACGGTGGCATCGCCAGCCTCGGTTTTTGTCTCGCTATCGGGTGATCGATCAGACGCTTTAACAGATGCCTTTCCGGGCCCTGCCGTAACCGTCACTGTCTCGGTCACGTCCGTGATCGTCGCTTTCCAGAGGAATTGGTCGCTGTTCAAAACCGAGTCGATGTCGACCACAAAATCAATCGTCTCGCCTTTCTGCACTTCGATTGCCTGGGCATTCAAAATGGCCGACGACTGGTGAACCTTGGCGGCACCAAGCTGACCTTGTTCCGAGCTGACAATGAAACCACGCACTCCATCGCCGGCAGCGACTTGGTGGCGGAGTTCGGATTCGATTCGAACCGTCATCTTGTCGGGTGCCGTCCAGCGGCGGACACTCGCGGTGCTTCGAGTGTTGCCGGGGTGCCCGCCGACTGCGGACAACTGCACCCAACCGAGTTTGCCGTCCGGCCAACTTGGACCACCCTGCCAGCTCTGGCCAGTGAAATGCGGAAGCGATTTGAAGTCCGGGACACGTTGGACTTCCTCGTCATATTTCCCGTGCCCATACGACCAGTCAGCGACCGTCGGTCGAACGGGAGTGCTTTCCGTCGCGGCTTGGGAAGCGACTTGCAACGCGTCGGTCACCTCCGCTTCGGTTGCAGCACGCTGCAGCACTCGCTGAAACATTTGTTCGATTGCTTGACGAGGCTCAGCACCTTCGCGGCAAACGGAGGCCAGTTGCTGAGATCGTTTCAGAACAAGCGGATGGTTCATGAAGAACAAAGCTTGCTGCGGCACCGTGGTCTGGCTGCGGCGGGGCACATGCAAGTCAGGGTTGGCAAAGTCGAACACTCGCAGAATCGCGGGCAAGAACTGACGATCCACCAACCCGTACAGCGTGCGTCGTACGTTGGAAGTGTCTTGGAAAAGATCTGTGGGTTTGCCACCGGTCCGCAGATCGATTTCACCGGTCGCCGCGAGCATTGAATCGCGAAATTGTTCGAAGGTCAGACGCCGCGAATTCATTCGCCACAGCAAACGGTTTTCTGGATCAACCTCCAAGGCTCGTTGCAGTTCAGCCTCACTGCTTGGTCCGAAAGACGATTGGCGAAATGCGGAGGACGTCAAAATCAGACGATGCAGCTTCTTGAGACTCCAGCCTTCCTGGACGAACCAGTGAGTCAGCCAGTCCAGCAGTTCCGGGTGCGACGGTCGTTCGGCTCGCAATCCAAAGTCGCTGGGCGTCGTGACCAAACCAGCCCCGAAGTGATGCGCCCAGACGCGATTGACGATCACCCGAGCAGTCAGCGGGTTGGACTCGTCGATGATGTTCCGGGCAAGTTCTAGACGCCCGCTACCAACTTGGAATGGTTGGCGGTCCGGGGGTGACAGCACAGCAAGAAATTGCCGCGAAACATTGTCGCCTTGCGTCAGGATGTTGCCGCGTCGAAAGATCCGAGGTTCCGATGGAACCGGACGGTCTTTCAAAATCAATGCATAACCAGGAGGTTGCGAGGGGCGAATCAACCAGCGGTCGATCTCGCCTTGCAGTTTCCACAGCGCGGTCGTCGTGCTGCTGTCAAAGTAGATTTCGGTATGGACGATTCCTTCGTCGGGAACCTGGCTGGGGGAAGCGGGACCGAACATCACCTGCCAAAGTTGTTGCTCGGCAGGATCGTTCTGGTTCGGCTCGTCGGCAGCGACCTCAGCCAGCAACTGGCCGTAGCGATTGATGACCTCGATGAAGTCGGTTGGTGGCGTCTCAAAGAGGGCAGCAACGCGAGGATTGATCTGCACAGGTGTCGCCGCAGTGATGGCGTCGCATACCGACCGTGCTTGTTCTGCGAATTGGTCTGCTGGCAGTTGAGAGAACAGATGCCACGGCACAAACACTGGATCACGCTGGCGATCTGCTGTTCGCAGGTATGCCTCCCAACGTCGTACAAATGCCGGCAGTAGATCAGAGGCCTCGAAGATCTGATCGAACCCCTTGGGAGGGTACTTGTCCAATTCCGTTTGAGCGTGCAAATAATCACGAACCCGGCTGCGGGCACGCTGGGATGCTTCGTCACGACTGGATTGCAGCTTCTGTTGGAACGCCGTTTCGCGTTGATGCAACTCTGCGTCGAAAGCGTCGTCTGCTTCGGATTCTGACGCCGCGGAACGATCCAGCGAGACCAACTGTTCCTCGCAGCTGTTGAAGACTCCATACAGCGAGTAGTAATCGGCGGTGGGGATCGGATCGTATTTGTGATCGTGGCAACGAGCACAACTGACCGTCAGCCCCAGTGTGCCACGAGTCACCACATCGATGCGGTCGTCAATGATGTCTCGATTGACACCCAAGAATCGCCGGCCAACGGTCAAGAAGCCCATGGCGGCCAAGTCTTCCTGGCGTTTGGATTCGACTTGATCGGCCGCCAATTGCAATAGCAGGAAACGGTCGTAGGCCATGTCTTGGTTCAGAGCGTTGACGACCCAGTCTCGATAACGCCAAGCGTGCACCCAAAAACGTTCTTCACGCGCGTAGACGTATCCTTTGGTGTCGGAATAACGTGCCACGTCCAGCCAATGACGAGCCCAGTGTTCGCCGTATTGCTTCGAGGCAAGGTAACGATCCACCAAGTCTGGATAGGCATCCGAGGATGATGACGCAACGAACTGTTCAACATCGGCGGAGCTTGGTGGCAGACCCGTGAGCGTGAACGACAATCGTCGGATCAAGGTCCGTCGGTCGGACTCGGGCGAAGAAGCCAGTCCCGCTTCAGCGAGTTTGCGGGAGACGAATGCGTCGATGGGGTTGGTGCTGGGGTGTTGTTTGGCCCTCCCCTTGCTTTGCTCGACATTCGCTGAGGGCGAGTGAGTCGAAGTGGAGGTCTCTTCGATATCAGGCACAGGCGGATTCTTGACACTTTGAAA includes these proteins:
- a CDS encoding polysaccharide lyase codes for the protein MQRSTLSQVFFYFVVFVSTGSLSAMGEPSDWAEGTTQHNDGANREHYNQAASLPWKHFMGDWCDAEGTEQGEVAYAVVEVLDDDTRKPVRWDVTNLVKEWGDGTHPNQGMFLRVTDGSGRIAFGSRESADTTLHPKLELTGEWGTVSLNAVADTFLPKSTYRCQGQADELRVSDKSENLLIRFDMNQANKVEAITNATLVLQSTQQFGSASVGVFRCNQGERDLPSSPVLGIAAKYANDHGIADDPDVIFTTGFEQSNWEREWTQAGPDGKVDTVDADTGFESFLPLQGKALRSRIGKGEFTALNTLYKFDEQIGSEPEEVYFRYYLRLADDWNQTVQGGKLPGISGTYGRAGWGGRKSNGKDGWSARGLFQKTIPEGNPLAGRTPIGFYCYHADMEGTYGANWVWSQAYRGYLATNRWYAIEQQCRLNTPGEKDGILRAWVDGHLAFEKTDVRFRLTDELRIEQIWLNLYHGGKIASPHDQHIFLDNVVIAKKYIGPMVKQP
- a CDS encoding DUF1501 domain-containing protein; this translates as MKHSTTIDPLRGRIQSPLSRRDMLLSSGMGLGALGLSSVLADDSGLNGSAAGPHFGGKAKRVIQFFLNGGPSHVDTFDPKPALQKYAGQRLGETLTTERKTGAAFPSPFQFQRYGESGIEVSELFSKTAEHIDDIAVIRSMYAQVPNHEPSLMLMNCGDSVQTRPSAGAWVLYGLGAENKNLPGFIAMCPGGLPIKDAENWQSAFLPGSFQGTHIDTQHTQLSRLIENIEHPQISTPDQKRQLELLAKWNRQHQTPRLDQRLESRIQSYELAFRMQTEASDAFDIASETQHTRERYGDTVHGRQTLIARRLAERGVRYIQLWHGAGQPWDNHENIADNHRKLAGEIDQPIAALLSDLKSRGMLDETLVVWGGEFGRTPTVELTGAGASKLGRDHNHYGFSVWMAGGGIKGGTVYGSTDEFGFKAEENPTSVHDLHATMLYALGLDHEKLTYRYSGRDFRLTDVHGNVLHDILA
- a CDS encoding alpha/beta hydrolase — encoded protein: MHAKYFWLGALAWASVLVVATGNVSADDQSADQTQLQHSDLSLYRTADGKLKPIQSIADWMLRRQQIIAGAELAMGPLPQTEAMPAFDTRITEDVWMGKVRRLTMTMAVDDSDRLPLDLYLPSSVAQLVNVNALTNAIHSPKLAAVVALHPTGAAGKRIVAGQGGRPGRQYGIELAQRGYVVIAPDYPSFGEYADYDFKRDNFASGTMKAIVNHRRCVDYLADLPFVDSERIGAIGHSLGGHNAIFMGVFDQRVKVMVSSCGWCPFQDYYGGQIGGWASERYMPRLRDKFQLAPDNVPFDFYELVAALAPRTFVSVSPTHDANFDIRGVRKAIPVAAQIYSLFDSREELILLTPDCEHDFPKDMRMKSYSIIDRVLQHKPIEIEPATN